From Bacillota bacterium, one genomic window encodes:
- a CDS encoding Crp/Fnr family transcriptional regulator translates to MLEEARKLFPFLNAIEAEEWAAAGIAAARLPKGAAAFVEGQPCPHVAFVLSGAIRVYKTGPDGRQLTLYYVTPGESCVLMWASVLAGARYNAQAVAAEDSYVLLVPVGVFQDWMQRYEPVRRFVYEAFAHRLAAVMLLVEEILFRHVDQRLAALLLERTTPEEPELQATHEQLALELGTAREVVSRILKSFEEEGAVRLARGRVAVVDRRALERRHERVRAGRAV, encoded by the coding sequence ATGTTGGAGGAAGCCAGGAAGCTATTTCCGTTCTTGAACGCGATCGAGGCCGAGGAATGGGCGGCGGCGGGAATTGCCGCGGCCCGCTTGCCCAAAGGCGCCGCCGCGTTCGTCGAAGGCCAGCCGTGCCCCCACGTGGCGTTCGTGCTCAGCGGCGCCATCCGCGTCTACAAGACCGGCCCCGACGGCCGCCAGCTGACGCTGTACTACGTGACGCCCGGCGAGTCGTGCGTGCTCATGTGGGCCAGCGTCCTGGCCGGCGCCCGGTACAACGCCCAGGCCGTCGCGGCGGAAGACTCGTACGTGCTGCTGGTGCCCGTCGGCGTCTTTCAGGACTGGATGCAGCGTTACGAGCCCGTGCGGCGCTTTGTGTACGAGGCGTTCGCGCACAGGCTGGCGGCCGTCATGCTGTTGGTGGAGGAAATCTTGTTTCGCCACGTGGACCAGCGCCTAGCCGCGCTGCTGCTGGAGCGGACGACGCCGGAAGAGCCGGAGCTGCAGGCGACGCACGAGCAATTGGCGCTGGAGCTGGGCACGGCCCGGGAAGTGGTCAGCCGCATCTTGAAGTCGTTCGAGGAGGAAGGCGCCGTGCGCCTGGCGCGCGGGCGGGTAGCGGTGGTCGACCGGCGGGCGCTGGAGCGCAGGCACGAGAGGGTCCGGGCCGGCAGGGCAGTGTAA
- a CDS encoding DUF2892 domain-containing protein, with translation MQANVGGADRVIRFLIGIALLSLVVFGSGSWRWLGLLGVVPIATALLRFCPLYTVFRINTAKPR, from the coding sequence GTGCAGGCGAACGTGGGCGGCGCCGACCGCGTGATCCGCTTCCTCATCGGCATCGCCCTGCTGTCCCTGGTCGTGTTCGGGTCGGGAAGCTGGCGCTGGCTCGGCTTGCTGGGCGTTGTGCCCATCGCCACGGCCTTGCTGCGCTTCTGCCCTCTCTATACGGTCTTCCGCATCAACACGGCCAAGCCGCGCTGA
- a CDS encoding RNA 2',3'-cyclic phosphodiesterase: MPRIFVAVPVEESVRANIAGLRAVPAPQLRWVAEHQYHITLRFLGEIREADVDAVETAVREAISETFPAAGGDGPSPAGLELVARGVGAFPSPNLARVVWVGVEGDVAALKRLQEAVARRLHGLGEPEDRPFSPHITVARARQPSPLPDALRRFEGHEFGRWNADAAEIIESVLTPAGPIYTVRGRVPLGAGADDPAGLVF; encoded by the coding sequence ATGCCGAGAATTTTCGTGGCCGTTCCGGTCGAGGAATCGGTAAGAGCCAACATCGCCGGGCTGCGGGCCGTCCCGGCCCCGCAGCTGCGCTGGGTGGCGGAGCATCAGTATCACATCACGCTGCGCTTCCTCGGCGAGATCCGGGAAGCGGACGTGGACGCTGTCGAGACGGCGGTCCGGGAAGCGATCTCCGAAACGTTCCCCGCGGCCGGTGGCGACGGACCTTCGCCGGCCGGGCTAGAGCTGGTGGCCCGGGGTGTCGGAGCCTTTCCCAGCCCGAATCTGGCGCGGGTCGTCTGGGTCGGCGTGGAGGGCGACGTGGCTGCGCTGAAACGGCTGCAGGAGGCCGTCGCCCGGCGGCTGCACGGGCTGGGCGAGCCGGAGGATCGACCCTTTTCGCCCCACATCACGGTGGCGCGGGCCCGGCAGCCCTCCCCGCTTCCCGACGCGCTGCGCCGCTTTGAAGGCCACGAGTTCGGGCGCTGGAACGCGGACGCGGCCGAAATCATCGAAAGCGTGCTGACGCCCGCCGGCCCTATCTATACCGTGCGGGGCCGCGTGCCTCTCGGCGCCGGTGCGGACGACCCGGCGGGCCTCGTCTTCTGA
- a CDS encoding aminopeptidase gives MRDPRIETLADILVNYSTRVQKGDHVLIRSTPLARPLIEAVYRLVVRNGGYPVVQLSFESLSEIFYAEASDEQLDYLNPISRFAVENAQVIISIDAPENARTLTGVDPAKVRRVSLANRPLQEHIMKGGVRWVVCNFPTPSLAQEADMSLAAYADFLFGATNIDWQAASDMMHRVKERFDRAKEVRIVGPQTDLRFSIEGRPGIVCDGRNNMPDGEVFYAPIEDSVEGTIYYELPAIYMGREVNGIRLTFKNGRVVDASAARGEALLHQLLDTDEGARRLGEFGIGCNYGINRYSKDILFDEKIGGTVHLALGASYPESGGVNQSAIHWDMVKDLREGGELYLDGELVQKDGRFLFLND, from the coding sequence TGGTGAACTACTCCACGCGGGTGCAAAAGGGAGACCACGTCTTGATCCGCAGCACGCCCCTGGCACGCCCGCTCATCGAAGCGGTGTACCGCCTCGTCGTGCGCAACGGCGGCTACCCCGTAGTGCAGCTGTCCTTCGAGAGCCTTTCCGAGATTTTCTACGCAGAAGCTTCCGACGAGCAGCTGGACTACCTGAACCCCATCTCCCGGTTCGCCGTCGAGAACGCCCAAGTCATCATCAGCATCGACGCGCCGGAGAACGCCCGGACCCTGACGGGGGTGGATCCCGCCAAAGTGCGGCGGGTCAGCCTCGCCAACCGGCCCCTGCAGGAGCACATCATGAAGGGGGGCGTCCGCTGGGTCGTGTGCAACTTCCCCACGCCGAGCCTCGCGCAGGAGGCCGACATGTCCCTCGCGGCGTACGCGGATTTCCTCTTCGGCGCCACCAACATCGACTGGCAAGCCGCGTCGGACATGATGCACCGCGTCAAGGAGCGGTTCGACCGGGCCAAGGAAGTGCGCATCGTCGGGCCCCAGACGGACTTGCGCTTTAGCATCGAAGGCCGGCCGGGCATCGTGTGCGACGGGCGGAACAATATGCCCGACGGCGAGGTGTTCTACGCGCCCATCGAGGACAGCGTGGAGGGCACGATCTATTACGAGCTCCCGGCGATTTACATGGGCCGCGAAGTGAACGGCATCCGGCTGACGTTCAAGAACGGGCGGGTGGTGGACGCCTCGGCGGCGCGCGGCGAAGCGCTGCTCCACCAGCTGCTCGACACCGACGAAGGCGCCCGCCGGCTGGGCGAGTTCGGCATCGGCTGCAACTACGGCATCAACCGGTACTCGAAAGACATCTTGTTCGACGAGAAAATCGGCGGCACGGTGCATCTGGCCCTAGGCGCGTCGTACCCGGAGAGCGGGGGCGTCAACCAGTCGGCGATTCACTGGGATATGGTGAAAGACTTGCGCGAGGGCGGCGAGCTGTACCTGGACGGCGAGCTGGTGCAGAAGGACGGGCGGTTCTTGTTCCTGAACGACTGA